One stretch of Tenacibaculum sp. MAR_2010_89 DNA includes these proteins:
- a CDS encoding pyruvate dehydrogenase complex E1 component subunit beta — MKTVQFREAVCEAMSEEMRRDESIYLIGEEVAEYNGAYKASKGMLDEFGAKRVIDAPIAELGFGGIAVGSAMNGNRPIVEYMTFNFSLVGIDQIINNAAKIRQMSGGQFNCPIVFRGPTASAGQLAATHSQAFESWFANCPGLKVIVPSNPYDAKGLLKAAIRDDDPVIFMESEQMYGDKMEIPEGEYIIPIGVADIKREGTDVTVVSFGKIIKEAYKAADELAKEGISIEIIDLRTVRPMDHNAILESVKKTNRLVVLEEAWPFGSVSSEITFRVQDEAFDYLDAPIKRITTADTPAPYSPVLLEKWLPNANDVVTAVKEVLYIK, encoded by the coding sequence ATGAAAACAGTACAATTTAGAGAGGCCGTTTGCGAAGCAATGAGTGAGGAAATGCGCAGAGATGAAAGCATTTACTTAATAGGTGAAGAAGTTGCTGAGTACAATGGTGCATATAAAGCTAGTAAAGGGATGCTAGATGAATTTGGTGCTAAACGTGTAATTGATGCTCCTATTGCTGAATTAGGTTTTGGTGGAATTGCTGTTGGTTCAGCAATGAATGGAAACCGCCCTATTGTTGAATATATGACTTTCAATTTCTCATTAGTAGGAATTGATCAAATTATAAATAACGCGGCTAAAATTAGACAAATGAGTGGAGGACAATTCAATTGTCCTATAGTATTTAGAGGACCAACTGCTTCTGCTGGTCAATTGGCTGCAACTCATTCACAAGCTTTTGAAAGCTGGTTTGCTAACTGTCCTGGGTTAAAAGTTATCGTTCCTTCAAACCCATACGATGCAAAAGGCTTACTAAAAGCAGCAATTCGTGATGATGATCCAGTTATTTTCATGGAGTCTGAACAAATGTATGGTGATAAAATGGAAATTCCAGAAGGGGAATACATAATACCTATTGGTGTAGCAGATATTAAAAGAGAAGGTACTGATGTTACTGTAGTTTCTTTTGGTAAAATAATTAAAGAAGCTTATAAAGCTGCTGACGAACTTGCTAAAGAAGGTATTTCTATCGAAATTATCGATTTACGAACTGTTCGTCCTATGGATCATAATGCAATTTTAGAATCTGTAAAGAAAACAAACAGACTTGTAGTTCTAGAAGAAGCTTGGCCATTTGGAAGTGTTTCTTCAGAAATAACTTTTAGAGTTCAAGATGAAGCTTTTGATTATCTAGATGCACCTATAAAAAGAATTACGACAGCTGATACTCCTGCTCCGTATTCACCAGTTTTATTAGAAAAATGGTTACCAAACGCAAATGATGTTGTTACTGCTGTAAAAGAAGTTTTATACATCAAATAA
- a CDS encoding electron transfer flavoprotein subunit beta/FixA family protein yields MKILVCISHVPDTTSKINFTDSDTKFDTNGVQFVINPYDEFSLTRAMWFKEKQGASVTVVNVGGASTEPTLRKALAIGADEAIRVNVEPTDGLMVAKELAEIVKEGGYDLVLAGKESADYNGQMVPGMLASLVDFNFVNGCVGMEVEGTNVTLDREIDGGEEKVSSVLPMVVAGQKGIVEEKDLRIPNMRGIMMARKKPLKVVEGSGAAASSVTKTFEKPVAKGAVKLVDNVDDLINLLHNEAKAI; encoded by the coding sequence ATGAAAATATTAGTATGTATCAGTCACGTACCTGATACCACTTCAAAAATTAACTTTACAGATAGCGATACAAAGTTTGATACGAATGGAGTACAGTTTGTTATAAATCCATATGATGAGTTTAGTTTAACTAGAGCTATGTGGTTTAAAGAAAAGCAAGGTGCTTCGGTAACTGTAGTTAACGTTGGAGGAGCTTCAACTGAACCAACTTTGAGGAAAGCTTTGGCTATAGGAGCTGATGAGGCTATAAGAGTTAATGTTGAGCCAACTGATGGTTTAATGGTAGCGAAAGAATTAGCTGAGATAGTAAAAGAAGGTGGATACGATTTAGTATTAGCAGGGAAAGAATCTGCTGACTATAATGGGCAAATGGTTCCAGGAATGTTAGCTTCTTTAGTAGATTTCAATTTTGTTAATGGTTGTGTTGGGATGGAAGTAGAAGGAACTAATGTAACTTTAGATAGAGAAATAGATGGAGGAGAAGAAAAAGTTTCATCTGTTTTACCTATGGTAGTTGCTGGGCAAAAAGGGATCGTAGAAGAAAAAGATTTACGTATACCTAACATGAGAGGTATTATGATGGCTCGTAAAAAACCATTAAAGGTTGTTGAAGGAAGTGGAGCTGCTGCATCATCTGTAACAAAAACCTTTGAAAAACCAGTAGCAAAAGGAGCTGTTAAGTTAGTGGATAATGTTGATGATTTAATCAACTTATTACATAACGAAGCAAAAGCAATTTAA
- a CDS encoding class I SAM-dependent methyltransferase translates to MKRKIKKTVKLIGLLPLFEHGNFFYQKFKNKKKNTIFLNENPFVKIPPDFYLYETFGLDYHKIYFGGEDTAEWIVEHIKEFIKPTNIKVLDWGCGTGRILRHMPKFIKKSIFWGSDYNSKYIKWCSKNLSNINVIKNNLTPPLNFQANFFDFIYSISIFTHLSEEKHHLWIKELNRVSKKGAILFITTHGNAYKNKLSKKETINFNQGKLIEHSYKVEGNRLFATYHPPIFFNNLCTSNNFKVLKHIERGIINNKPTQDIWILRKF, encoded by the coding sequence ATGAAGAGAAAAATTAAAAAAACTGTGAAACTAATTGGTCTACTACCTCTTTTTGAGCATGGGAATTTTTTTTATCAAAAATTCAAGAATAAAAAAAAGAATACTATCTTTTTGAATGAAAACCCTTTTGTAAAAATACCTCCTGATTTTTATTTGTATGAAACCTTTGGCTTAGACTATCATAAAATATATTTTGGTGGAGAAGACACAGCCGAATGGATTGTTGAACACATTAAAGAATTCATAAAACCAACAAACATTAAAGTTTTAGACTGGGGCTGCGGAACTGGAAGAATATTAAGGCATATGCCTAAATTTATTAAAAAATCTATTTTTTGGGGTTCTGACTATAATTCAAAATACATAAAATGGTGTTCAAAAAATTTATCGAATATAAATGTTATTAAAAACAACTTAACCCCTCCTTTAAATTTTCAAGCTAACTTTTTTGATTTCATTTATAGCATTTCAATTTTCACGCATCTATCAGAGGAAAAACATCATTTATGGATAAAAGAATTAAATAGAGTTTCAAAAAAAGGAGCTATTTTATTCATAACAACTCATGGAAATGCATATAAAAACAAACTTTCTAAGAAAGAGACTATAAATTTTAATCAGGGAAAACTAATTGAACATTCATATAAAGTAGAAGGTAATAGACTTTTTGCTACTTACCACCCTCCTATTTTCTTTAATAATTTATGCACCTCAAATAACTTTAAAGTACTTAAGCATATTGAAAGAGGGATTATTAATAATAAACCTACACAAGATATTTGGATTTTAAGAAAATTCTAA